GGGTCATGAATTTATTCAATCCGTTTTTCGAATCGACGCAACGAGGGCCGGCCTTTCTAGCGCATGTCCTTCCAGGAATTCCGCGGCACTCATCCGCTTTTTCCCTTCCATCTGGACCTCTAGCAAGCGAAGGCTCCCTTGTCCACAAGCAGACAGAAATTCATACGGAGTAAGCTTGAGAAATTAAAAAAATACATAAGTCTTTAATTTTTAAAACTTAAAATTTTCCTCCGTCTGAATTTCTGTCTGAATTTCTTTCCTGGTCTGAATTTCTCTCGTCTGAATTTCTCTCTGCTGCTGAATTTCTGTCTGAATTTCTGGTCTGAATTTCTCTGTTCCGTCTGTTCGGAAAAACCCTTAAGGCGTCCCGAGATCTCCGCCCTCCCGACCCGTATCGCTCAGATCACCCAGCTCTTGGAAAAAAATGGATTTTAATTCTGTCCTCCGAGAATGATTGGCAATCCGTCCCTTCCGCTTCCAATCACGACCACCTTGCTGTTTTGACTATCGGCGAGCTTTGAGGTGGCTTCGATTCCCTTCCAGCGAAGAAATAAATCATTAAGCCCGGTGGTGACAATCCTTTGAAAATCGGCGATCCCTTGGGCCTCAATCCTTTTCCGGTCAGCTTCTTGGGTCTCTTTATTAAGAACGAACTTCATCTGTTCCGACTGTTGTTCCGCCTCCAACTTTTTCTCGATCGCCGTTGCGAGAATCGCGGGAAGGGTCGCACTCCTCAAAAGGACTTTTTCAACGGTGATCCCCCGCTCTAAGAGGGGTCCTTGCAAATGGGAGAACATCTCGTTGGCGATCGCCTCACGCTCCGAGGTGTAAAGGGCCTTCGCCTCGTAACCGGCCGTCACCCCGCGGATAACTGATCGAAGTTGGGGAACCACCACCACTCGAATATAGTCGGGCCCGATCGTCTTGTAAACTTGGGCTGCCTTCTGAGGATTGAGGCTGGATAAGAGGGAAACATCCAAATGAACACTCAAACCTTCTTTGGAAGGGACATTGGCCTGCTCCGTCACCTCTTGTGTCCGAATCGAAAACGTATGGATTTTGAGCAAGGGATTGACCAGATGCAATCCAGCGGAAAGCGTCTTATCCGAGACCTTCCCAAAGAAATCCTTTAATCCCACATGCCCCGCAGGGATGACCGTGATCGATTTGACTATGGCAATAACGATGCCCAAAGCCAGAGCCACAAGGATCAGTTTTTTCTTTCCATTGGGGATGAACTTTTTAATATGGTTGAGTAGTTCGGCAATTTCATCATTATTGTTTCCATTCATAGTTTCCTCCTTAAAGGATTGTCAGTGTTATATATTTTTATTTTATCTCTAACGGAAAAGACGCTTCATAGCGCCCAAGAAACCTTTCGGTTCCTGGCTTTCCATAAGGATCTCAAGTTCCCCATGATCAAAATAGATGCCTTCACAACCTCCGCAACGATCCACCTTGATTCCAGCAAGTTCGATTTCAGCCATTTTTCCGCCGCATTTGGGGCATTTCATCCAATAAGAGGCCTGAGTTTCCAAAGCGGCTTGCCCTTCCTGTTGTGTGTCCAACTCTTTGCGCTTTTTATCGATCAGCGCCTTGTTCATCCTATAGAAATATTCTTCTTCCTTGCTGTAACCCTTTTCTAAGCTTTCAGTAACCATAATTTCCTCCTTCATGTTCATTATTGTTTCGAACAGCCTTGCCTATAGGACAAAGACAGTGAAGAACACAATCCCTCTTTTAAGTCTATTATTCGGGCTAGGGCCATTTCCTACTAAAAAACCATGTCTTCCCTGGTTGTGATCGCTCCCGCTTAAGGAGTTTTATGAACCACTTCATCAAAAAAATTATGGTTGGTTTGATTTTTATGTTTGGCCTTTTAACATCGGCTTACGCACACGAAAACATTCCAGCCGACACCAGCTCTCCGGAATTGCAACGTATTAAAAGCCTGGAGGGACGGTGGGTAACCACCACTTCCATGTTCGGAAAAAAAAATGAAAAACTCTATACCGAATACGAAGTGACTTCCGCCGGGTCTGCCGTTTTGGAGCGTATTTTTGTGGGACCATGGAATATGTGCGGGTAAAATAAAGAACTCGGAGACAAGCCACTTTTAAGAATTGATAAACCGTAACATCAGATTGGGATCCAAAATCTTTTGAGCGCCCTCGACACCGCTCACGGGTAAATTTTTCGGATTAAGTAATCCAATTTGCACCAAGACAGAGGCTTGATCCCAATAAATATGTTCATGGGCAATCTTGTCGTTTTCAAATTTGACGACCACCACCAACCCGATTTCAACTTTCTTATGTGTGGGGGCAACACCCGGCAACATCCAATCAATGCAGGTTGTGTGTGTAAATTTGATGACCAATTCCTCCACAATCTGGTCTTCACTCACGGTGCGCGACACATTAATCATTTCGACATCCGGCGGAAAAAATTTCCCCACCAAATGATTGCCATAGAATTTTCTCACCCCTTCCCTTCCAACACCACCCATCATCACCGGGATATTCATTAAATGAGGGTTGTCCGTCATGGTCGCCATGGTTGTTTCAAGATCCGCTTGCAGTTCCGCATCCACATGCTTCTGAAACAAATCCACCATACCTTGTTTGGTTAGAGTCATTTTATCCTCCCTAAAGTTAAAATTGTTTGTTGTTGGAAACGAACGGTTTATATTAAAACCACAAACCATGCCCAAACATTTTATTTACATTCTCGAATCGGCCAATGGCAAATACTACACGGGTTACACCACCGACTTGGAACGCCGCATGAAGCAGCATGCGCATGGCACAGGCTCCAAATTTGTGCGGGCCTTCGGTTTTAAAGCGCTGCTCTATCACGAAGCCCATCGCACCAAATCAAAAGCGCTTAAACGCGAGGCGGAAATCAAAAAATGGTCCAGAAAAAAGAAGATTTGTCTGATTACTTCACATCCAAAAGCTCAACTTCAAAAATAAGCGTGGCATTGGGAGGAATGACACTCCCGGCACCCCTGGCCCCATAGCCGAGATTGGCGGGAATAATCAGGGTTCGTTTGCCGCCCACCTTCATGCCGGCAACGCCTTCATCCCAACCGGCAATCACCTGGCCACCGCCCAAGAAAAACTGAAAGGGCTGCCCGCGGTCTACCGATGAATCAAACTTGGTTCCTTTTTGTCCATTCGCATCCAGCCAACCCGTGTAATGAACCGAAACCGTTTTCCCTTTAAGGGCCTCGGTTCCCGTGCCCGGTTTCACGTCATCATATTTTAACCCTGTGGGTGTAGTGACAATGGCCGCTTCTGCCATAAAACCTCCTAATAAACACAACACAAATGTCAGTGTGATTTTTTTGAGCATATTTTCCTCCAAAAATGAAATTAGGAAAAAAATATGAAGGTAAAAAAGCCCATTTACAAGTTATTTTTTAAATCAAAAAGAAAATCTCAAGTCATCCCCCTATGATTTAGATCATGTCTCTATTTGTTTCTTTGCCTTACAAAGAAGTTTCATTTAAAGGAGAGTTTTTTGCCCTCATCGTCCCACCAATATGACATCGAAGCCGACTGGAGCCTGCTGCGCACCTGTAATTTCAGGTGTGATTACTGTTATTTTGACGATCAGGAACGTTCGGTAAAAATAAAAACCCATGCCAGCCCCGAACAATGGGCGGAAGGGTTTAACAAAACAGGCAAAAAATGGCTCATCCATATTACAGGGGGGGAACCCACCCTCTATCCGGACTTTGTTCGCTTATGTGATGAGCTGACCAAAAAACATTTCATTTCGATCAACTCAAATCTTTCCAATAAATGCATTGAAGAATTCGCAGGAAAAGTAAACCCCGCAAAAATAAATTTTATCAATGCCGCCCTCCATTTGCACGAACGGGAAAAAAGAAACCAGCTCGAACCTTTTATTGCCCGAGCCAAATTGCTTCAAAATCAGGGGTTCCCGCTTCTTGTTTCAGCGGTCATGAACCCTCAAATGGTTGCCAGCATAGAGGATACCGCCTCCCAATTTGGGAAAAGGGGGTTGTTTGTTATCCCCAAGGTCATGCGCGGCGCCTACAAAGGAAAAAACTACCCCAACGACTACACACCCCAGGAAAAAGAAATCATCAAAAAACATCTTGAGGCCGC
This is a stretch of genomic DNA from Deltaproteobacteria bacterium GWA2_45_12. It encodes these proteins:
- a CDS encoding carboxymethylenebutenolidase — encoded protein: MTLTKQGMVDLFQKHVDAELQADLETTMATMTDNPHLMNIPVMMGGVGREGVRKFYGNHLVGKFFPPDVEMINVSRTVSEDQIVEELVIKFTHTTCIDWMLPGVAPTHKKVEIGLVVVVKFENDKIAHEHIYWDQASVLVQIGLLNPKNLPVSGVEGAQKILDPNLMLRFINS
- a CDS encoding membrane protease subunit, stomatin/prohibitin; this encodes MNGNNNDEIAELLNHIKKFIPNGKKKLILVALALGIVIAIVKSITVIPAGHVGLKDFFGKVSDKTLSAGLHLVNPLLKIHTFSIRTQEVTEQANVPSKEGLSVHLDVSLLSSLNPQKAAQVYKTIGPDYIRVVVVPQLRSVIRGVTAGYEAKALYTSEREAIANEMFSHLQGPLLERGITVEKVLLRSATLPAILATAIEKKLEAEQQSEQMKFVLNKETQEADRKRIEAQGIADFQRIVTTGLNDLFLRWKGIEATSKLADSQNSKVVVIGSGRDGLPIILGGQN
- a CDS encoding peptidylprolyl isomerase, yielding MVTTPTGLKYDDVKPGTGTEALKGKTVSVHYTGWLDANGQKGTKFDSSVDRGQPFQFFLGGGQVIAGWDEGVAGMKVGGKRTLIIPANLGYGARGAGSVIPPNATLIFEVELLDVK